The Brassica napus cultivar Da-Ae chromosome C7, Da-Ae, whole genome shotgun sequence genome has a segment encoding these proteins:
- the LOC106394925 gene encoding protein SMALL AUXIN UP-REGULATED RNA 10 gives MAIKRSTQAASIKQILKRCSSLGKKKNVNGCYYNQEDDSFPQDVPKGHFPVYVGPDRSRYIVPISWLGHSEFQTLLRLAEEEFGFEHNMGLIIPCDEVFFKSLISMFR, from the coding sequence atggCCATAAAGAGGTCAACTCAAGCAGCATCGATCAAGCAAATCCTAAAGAGGTGCTCAAGTctagggaagaagaagaacgtcAACGGTTGCTACTATAATCAAGAAGATGATAGTTTTCCACAAGACGTGCCAAAAGGTCATTTTCCGGTTTACGTTGGACCGGACCGAAGTCGGTACATCGTTCCCATCTCGTGGCTCGGACACTCTGAGTTTCAAACGTTGCTCCGACTAGCCGAGGAAGAGTTTGGCTTTGAACACAATATGGGTCTAATCATACCCTGTGATGAAGTGTTCTTCAAGTCTCTCATCTCCATGTTCAGATAA